The window GACGCGTGCTGGATGCATGGGAGGAGCATCGCACGACCCTGAGATCGATACGCAGAGAGCGAAAGAGGATCGGCTTGCGCACCTGCGTCTAGAGACTAGACCACGAGCGGAAAGAGACGGCTACGGGGCTTTCGGATCAGGCTCGCTCTGCGACCAATCGTTGTCCTCTGGGGCATCCGAGTTCGGGACGGTGTTCCAGAAAACCCGCAGATCCTTACCACCATTCGGGCCTAGTGGCTTGACCGCCCAATCCAGGAACTTCTCGCCTCGTTCGCCCACAAGGACAGTATGGCGCGGCCGGCGGCCGCCGATATGTCCGCTTCGAAAATCCCGCGGAGCGCTCGCAAGCCGATCGCCAACTGCTGCCTCGTGCCTTTGTGTCGGTGGTGCGAATTACGGTCAAAGCCGTGGCAACTCTCAATGACCTGCGCCGGACCGCCGCTGTGTTGCCCGGTAGCGAGGAGCGAGCGACGACGGGCGGTGCTGCGTGGTTCGTTCGCGGCAAGCCGTATGCGTGGGAGTGCCATCCGTGGCCGAGCGTCCCCGCTGACATGCGCGAGATAGTCGCGGCCGAGCTCGTCGTCGGGGTGAAAGTGGCCGACCGAATGGACGCGCTGGCTCTTATCGAAATGGCGCCCGACGTGTTCCTGCGCACCACAACCCCCTGGGGTCAGCCGAAGGTCGCCTTCCGAATGGCCGGCATCGAGGAAGACCATCTTGTGGAACTCGTGACGGAGGCGTGGCGGGTGCAGGCTCCGAAGTATCTGCGGCGAGAGTTCGACAACCTCGGCGCTTAGAGGACCGGTCAGACAAGGATCCGCTTCCGGGCGGGAACTTGATCGTCTTACCAGCAATTCGTGCTTGTACCCTCGCACCGTGGAAACCTATGTGACGCTCCCCGCTCTAAGTTCCTATGTTCTTGAGGAGAGCTGGGTTCTTGCCGTCACAGTGCAGCCGGCTGTAGTGACACTTGATGTGGACCTCTGCTATGCAGCAGATCATCCGGAGTTGCGTCCTCCGCGCGCTGGCGAATGGGCATATTTCCGCGAGGCTCGATCCGATTTATTGGTGTCACATCGGTAACTTGGCAAGAAATGGGCCAGCGAGCCGCAACCGATGGCTCGGGCCAGAGCGACTGGGGACACATCGATTCGTTCGAATGGGCGGGAACGGCGTTCACGCTCGAAGGAGATTTTGGCGTCGTTCAGCTACAGGCGGCGGCGGTGAATGTTGATCTCACCGGACCCGCATAAGTCTGTACGCGGCCCGTAAGACGATCGGTGAGCGGGCGACGACGGGCGGTGGATTCCATCACGAGACGGCGACTCGCAACTCAAGAGTCCTACACCCCCGCGGCCGCTACTTCGCCCGTCTCTACCTCGCCTGCAGGCTCGAGGACCAGAGCCATGATCCCCGAATCTGACACGTGCGCGGGCTGCGCCGGCCGGAACGACATCGGCACCATGCCGGTGTCGAACAGGCGCTTGCCCGTGCCGAGGGCGATGGGATACACCCACAGGTTCAGGCGATCCACGAGCTCCACGGCGAGCAGGCTTCGCAGCAGCTCACCACTACCCCACAGGTGCACCTCTTCGAACTCGTCGCGCAGTCGCCCGACGGCCGCCGCATCCAGCAGCACAGTGGTATCCGCCCAACTCGGATCCTCGACGGTTCGCGAGACCACGTACTTCGGAATGGCGGCGAACTTGGCCGCCACCGGATCATCGGTCGACTGGAACGGCCAGTATGCGGCGAAGATGTCGTAGGTGCGACGGCCGAGTAGGAGCGCGTCGGTACGTTCGATGCTCGCCAGGATGGAGGCGCCGGTCGCGGCATCCGTATACGGTGCCTGCCAGCCGCCGAATGCGAAGCCGTCGGTGCGGTCCTCGTCGGGGCCTCCGGGTGCCTGATACACCCCATCGA is drawn from Leifsonia shinshuensis and contains these coding sequences:
- a CDS encoding dihydrofolate reductase family protein; protein product: MGIIAADLFLTLDGVYQAPGGPDEDRTDGFAFGGWQAPYTDAATGASILASIERTDALLLGRRTYDIFAAYWPFQSTDDPVAAKFAAIPKYVVSRTVEDPSWADTTVLLDAAAVGRLRDEFEEVHLWGSGELLRSLLAVELVDRLNLWVYPIALGTGKRLFDTGMVPMSFRPAQPAHVSDSGIMALVLEPAGEVETGEVAAAGV